The proteins below are encoded in one region of Oncorhynchus masou masou isolate Uvic2021 chromosome 15, UVic_Omas_1.1, whole genome shotgun sequence:
- the LOC135556465 gene encoding leupaxin-like, with amino-acid sequence MDELDLILEELAFNLAGPESATQKKESDTANTNGQVSNVCPVGLPPKKEIETDSTNAYSELPAPMEAGLLSPCSATRELDSIMEDLLFGLEMRLPDPPPPSTPPPLVQKSVKKNHVGEKKEKEDTQAKQESTNSPKTSDLERKASTQRKTDAIDDLLGGLSSDMEKMGVRTVAKGHCASCGKVIVGKMITALGQVWHPEHFVCVECQAELGTSGFFEREGKAYCEKDYQHLFSPRCGYCKGPILQNILTAMDRTWHPEHFFCSHCGELFGAEGFLEKDGKPYCHRDFYHLFAPKCSGCGDPVRENYLTAANGTWHPNCFVCSDCLKPFNDGCFLELDGRPLCSLHFHSRQGTLCGGCGEPISGRCISALERKFHPEHFVCAFCLRKLSQGVFKEQAGKPYCSACHTKLFV; translated from the exons ATCTTATCCTAGAAGAGCTGGCTTTCAACTTAGCTGGTCCAGAGTCAGCTACCCAGAAGAAAGAAAGTGATACAGCCAACACAAATGGACAG GTCTCAAATGTGTGTCCTGTTGGTCTCCCTccaaagaaagaaattgagacAGATAGCACCAATGCATACAG tgagtTACCAGCTCCAATGGAAGCCGGTCTGCTGAGTCCTTGCTCTGCTACCAGAGAGCTGGACTCCATAATGGAGGATTTGCTGTTTGGCCTGGAGATGAGG CtcccagaccctcctcctccctcaaccCCACCACCACTTGTCCAGAAGTCAGTCAAAAAGAACCATGttggagaaaagaaagaaaaggagGACACCCAAGCGAAACAGGAGAGCACCAACAGTCCTAAGACTTCTGATCTGGAGCGCAAGGCATCAACACAGAGAAAAACGGACGCCATAGATGACCTTCTGGGAGGCTTGAGCTCTGATATGGAGAAGATGGGTGTACGAACGGTGGCGAAGGGCCACTGTGCTTCCTGTGGCAAGGTCATTGTGGGAAAG ATGATCACAGCCCTGGGCCAGGTGTGGCACCCAGAACACTTTGTTTGTGTGGAGTGTCAGGCTGAGCTGGGGACTAGTGGCTTCtttgagagggaggggaaggccTACTGTGAGAAAGACTACCAGCATCTCTTCTCACCTCGCTGTGGTTACTGCAAGGGTCCCATTCTGCAG aacatccTGACAGCGATGGACCGCACCTGGCACCCTGAGCACTTCTTCTGTTCCCATTGTGGGGAGCTCTTTGGGGCTGAAG GTTTTCTGGAGAAGGACGGGAAGCCGTACTGCCACAGAGACTTTTACCATCTCTTTGCTCCAAAGTGCTCTGGTTGTGGAGACCCTGTGAGAGAGAACTACCTGACTGCAGCCAACGGCACCTGGCATCCCAACTGCTTCGTCTGCTCA gaCTGTCTGAAGCCCTTCAACGACGGTTGTTTCCTGGAGCTGGATGGTCGTCCCCTGTGCTCTCTGCACTTCCACTCCCGCCAGGGTACACTGTGTGGGGGCTGTGGAGAGCCCATCTCTGGCCGCTGCATCTCTGCTTTGGAGCGCAAGTTCCACCCTGAGCACTTTGTGTGTGCCTTCTGTCTGCGTAAACTCAGCCAGGGGGTGTTCAAGGAGCAGGCAGGGAAACCCTACTGCTCAGCCTGCCACACCAAACTGTTTGTGTGA